The sequence TGCGATGATTGGCTCAATGACTTGATATTGTGTTATATTGAGCGGGATTTATTCAGAAAACTATATTCTAATGCTATTAAGAACCGGTTTCAAGACATGAAAACAAGGAAGATGAATTTGCTTAAGCCTTCTAGTTCTAGACATAATTAGTGGTTGGGGTTCCGTAAGATTCTATACTTAATTATTTCTATTGTCTTTGGTTATATTTAGCATATTTGCATAATTGCATATATGTTTACCTTCGgttcttttctattttgcaggttCACATGGTTTGATCGATTTATGTTGGGGACCTTTTCGCTTTGCTTAACTATTATCTTAATTAAggtatttttttaatctcatctTAAAGTTCGTCCTACCTATTTTGCTTGTCTGGATCAACCACTGCTTATGCTCAAATATGAAATTACTGGTTTGGTGTGCTCAGATTTGAAAATACCGGGCTGTATATGCTCAAATAGTAAAAAATCGGATCATACGTGGTTCCCATGCCAATCATCCCAGAATTGGTCAAATAATTCAACGGTATCTTCCGATGGTCATCTCGATCGCTGTACGTTCATCGGAACGTTGTAGCTGTTGCACATCCAGCTGCTGCCACGTCTCCCGATCGAGTTTGAAACGATGGATCCAAGTGGCGGTGAACAACTAAAACAAACCCTCGAACGGAAGAAATCGAGCTTGCAGTTTGTACTCTCGATCGTGCGTTACAGTTATAATGTTAGATTAGATGCACGCAGAGAGCTAGCCGCGGATTTCTCTTACTCGCAGTCCCCATCCAAACGACCAGTTCCCAGATCGTTCAAACGGCGGTTCACTAATCCCTTCTgaattctcttcttcttctccttccgtTCGGGATTGTTCgaatgccatgcatgcatgcgtgcatggATCGAGTTTGTTCGTTCGGCGAGCTTGCTTTTTATGGCCACTATTCTCGCGGCgagagaagaaaggagaaggcaagaaaagagagagaggcagcCAAGcgctctcctcccctcccctcccctctcctatccctacgacgacgccgacgccgagccCGAGGGCGACGCCGAGGCTGAGGCCCCCGACCTCGCTGGCCGCGCACGGGCGCGCGTACCAtgacctcctccccctcctcctcaaaGCCACCAccacacctcctcctccacgtcgacaccaccgccaccgccaacAGCTCGGCCGTTTCCTCCCCCTCCGCGTCATCCGCCCACTCCTCCCGCACCCCGTGCCCCTCCGCcggcggcagcggtggcggaACCGGGCAGAATCAGGCGTGCGCGGCGTGCAAGTACCAGCGGCGCAAGTGCAACCCAGACTGCCCGCTGGCCCGCTACTTCCCCGCCGACCAGCAGCGCCGCTTCCTCAACGCGCACCGCCTCTTCGGCGTCAGCAACATCCAGAAGACGCTGCGCCGGATCGACCCGGAGCTCGGCCCCGAAGCCATGCACACGCTCATCTACCAGTCCGAGGCCCGCGCTGCCGACCCCATCCACGGCTGCGTCCGCATCATCAAAGAACTCGAGCGACAGCTCAACATGACTAGGGTAGAGCTCGCCAACGTTTACCACCAGATCGCGATCTACCGCCAGGCGGCCGCCGTGGACCCGCTCGCCGACCCGACCATGCTCCTACCTCCGGCTGCTACCGCAGCCGTGTCTGGCCAGGACAACGTCGTCGCCATGGATGCGATCTACGCCGGTCAGGAACCCGTCCCGGCCGGCGCCGGCGTTGTCTTCCATGACCAGCAAGAGTACCATGTCCTCAAGGTCGAGGACCAGGACCATCCTCCGCCGCATCAGCTTTACGACTACTTCTGTTACGATGGGACCGCCTGCGACGAGGCGACCAGCCACGACGCGAGCGTGCAGCAATACGGTTATGCCAACGCCGGCGTCAAGGCCGGGTCGCCGGTGGAGCTCAGCGAGCAGCTGGAACAGCACTGCCAGATCGAGGCGGCGCCGTTTGTGGACGCGTTCGACGTGAAGCCCCAGCACCTACCCTTATCGATGGAGCATCACGGCCATGCCGGCGTCGAGCAGCCGGAAGAGAATGTGACCGCCGTGTTGAAGTACCACGCAGATCAGCCAGCGACCTCAGCGGCGCAATGCCACTTGGAGTTaggcttctcctccttctaatTAATGTATGGTAGATTCGTCCAACCATGCAAATTGAGGTTGGAGCGGTGACATCATTCATTTCTTGATTTATTTCATTAGGATAAGAAATATTTCTGCATTTCTCAATTTTGTTTCTAGAGCAAGTTCATTTGCTAGCTAATAATTATTAGATGATTAAACATGTTTAGATTTTATCATTGATTTTTTCACTCGCAATCAATCTGTTGTGAAGAAAAGGATTTGTACACTGCCGTTGCGGATATAAATTTTGAGACTTGTTGGAATAAAATGCCATAAAAAATAAGACTTTCTACATGACATTTAGGTTCTTCATTGGAGTCTCTTTATCTCAAATGACTACCACACTATTGTTTTTGTGTTCATGCAATCGCGCAAAGAAACACTAGTACAGAATCAACCATAAGTAGAgcctcatcactgccgattatacaagaaccgatagtgaaagagtatcactgccggttcttaacctCTGGTGCTTGAATCATGgtaaaattgctaacaatcgaCACTGATACAGACTATCAGTGACGGTTTGTATTAAAAACCAACACTAATATGTTGGTTTTTATTACAAACCAGCATCGATGCCTAGCCTGGACCTGAAATTTCAATGCAATACGATTTTGGCTCACCCCTCTTGCGTCCGCTCGGCTCGGTCTCGACCTTATCCTCATGCGCACGCGCTCAATCTCTCCCCTCATGCTCTCAGTCTCTcccccatctctccctcttctctccgACCACCCTCCCAATCCAAATCTCCCCACGTCCGGCGGGATCCAGAGCCAGGGACGCCAAGCCCTCAAAGATCCTATCCTCAGACCACGCCTCCTACACCCTCCTCCTGGTGCCGCGTCTGACGGGATCCAGATCCAGGACCTCATCTGTGTCGGCGCACGTCGCGTCACCATCATCAGCATCCCACCCATCGGCTTCGTCCCCTTGTAGCACACCTTGTCAGGCGGCCTCGAGCGTAGATGCTCTCGATCCGGCCCCTCACCGACACAATGGACCGGATTGTTGCCCAGGTTAGTTGATCATCTTGATTTGCTCAAGTTCCGGCTCTCCTCCATGCTCAACTTGTGTTCCTGAGCGCCTCTCTCTTCGGAGTTGATGGGTGTGATTTCGTTGGGTGTGGGGTTTTGCAGGGATCTTCGCGTCGCTGGCAGTGCTCATGTTGAACTACGTCAACAAGGATGGCGAGGCATCCAGGGCGGAGTTGTGTGATTGAATCAATTCATTGGGCTGATGTTGAATAAGTTGTGGGATGTTGAATCATTTTTTGTGAGCAACAACGGGAGCAACATCTGAGCAACAACGGGAGCGACATCTGAGCCGACTCGATGAATCAAGCAGCGGCGACGATGATGGGAGCTGCGATGGGAGCAACGAcgggagcggcatccgagccggCTCAGATGCCGCTCCCGCTGCtgctaattctcttttttttattctctggaAATAGTAATAGTGCCCGGTGGGCAACCAACACTAATAGTCTCCGACTATCAATGCCACTTATGGAGTGCCAATtctaaaaccggcactgatgaagttTTGTAACCGGCACTAATGAGGTGTTCTGGTGTAGTGAAAAGAGCACGGATACTTGGATATATTGTTTTTCTATGTAAACTATATAGTTGCTTCCATGCAAAATTGCCTTTATTTTCACTTTTGGGGAGAGCATTTCGAGCACATTGTCCGGATAGTACATAATTAATAGGTGTAAACTTAGGTTAGACTAGTTAAGTATCCGTGCATTGCAACGGTTCCAAAATACAATGCAAAAAATACATCCATCCAAGTTTACATACTTTGCATCATCATCCGTTGTTGAGTTGTGGTACGTATGTGGAAAAATACATTAACTCATGCTTAGTAGAAGAATAGAAAGCATGCGCATTAACTTCATGAGTTGTTACTCTTGCCCTTATCCTTACTCTCTTCAACATATCAATTGGGTACCTCCAACCAGTGAGCATGAGCAAACGAAAACAAATTATTAGATACATCACATCAAAGATAAGTAAAATATAGCCAGCAACCACAAATTGATAAATAAACAATAAAATTCCTCGACTATAGTGTCCCACTCTGCTTTGAgtgcttctcctttttcttatcGTCATCCGGGGCGAGGATCTTGATGTTCCTTCTGGCAGTGGCTCTAGATAGCGCGATGTATAGCTGGCAATGAGAGAACACTGGATGGGGGAGGTACATGCTGGCGTTCGGGATAGTCTGACCATGTGCCTTGTTGTTTGTCATGGTAAAGCTGAGAAGGGAATATCTCGTCATCAGAGAGACATAGGGGGATACGAGGCAGAAAAATTCTCTTCCCAACATGCTGCCCGAGCACGATCTCTGCATCAATAGTATTTCTTTAGAAACCCCCATCACAAGTCTTGTCCCATTGCAAAGTCTATTGGCATGATCAATATTTCTGAGAAGTATGACAAGATAGTTAACCTTGAGCTTTAGCACATGCGGAGGTAGCCCGTTTGGGATAAGAGAGTTAAGGAATTCTAGAGGATAGTATTTGTGGGGGTCATCTTCAGCGCAATCAAAACTATGGTACACCATCTTGTTTCCCGGAAACGATCAATCATCTACATGTTGAAAAAACAATCAAGAAGCAAGGGTAAAAGAAATAAGGAGAAAGAAAATTTGGGTCACCTCTTGAGCGTAGTGGACGTTGATCAAATTTCGTTAGTCTTTACTTTACAGAATTATGAAAAAAAGGGAAATGAAAGGAGCGAGGTAATTAGCCAGCAAAGTTGTCTGCAACACATAAAGATTTGAACTGATTTTACAGTACCATCTATTACATTGTCAACtgaaaatttatatatttaacgGATCATTGGAGAAGATTTCCAAATATTCAACTAACTCTGTCTTGTTGTGCGTGCGTACATTCATAGGGGTGAGTGTGTGTGTGAGCGTCTGCGTCTGTACTGTGTTTCGCAAAAAGACAGAAATCCACAGACAAAATGCGGCATAATTTAGCAGGTATAGCCGTATCATAGCTTTGCAGGTTTAATCTCTGTCCGAGGGCACCAACTCAGAGTCTAATTCCTCTATCAAAATCGAACAGCAATACAAATCTGAACATATATTAGTTCGATTCTGACATCACGTGGCCATAtctggagagagggaggactgAAGGAGCAGGAGTTTGAAGGGGGCCGAACCTTGGGTCTCGGATGTGAGGTGGTTCAGGGCCAGCACAGCGCAGCCTCCGAGGGGAGCTAGATCGGAGAAGGCAGCGGTAAGGTCGCCGGCGGCGGTCGGGTACAGGCGGCCAGTCATCGAGCGCGACCTGATTTGGGAAGGAACCCCGCATCGCAAAGCCGTCGGACTCAAGGTCGTTGCCAGGGTCGATGGGTTCAAACACGGGGACGGGTGCGCGCGCCGTGGCGACGTCAGGGACCTGCAGGGACGAGCTCTGGACGAGGCGTGGCGTGTCGCGGGCGTGCGCATCGAGGACGTTAGGGTGAGGAGAGCTGTGGTGTGGTgggggctagggtttggtgTTGCTGGGCTGAGGAAAGGAGGCGGTGGCCCTGACTGCAAGCGTGGCTCAAGAGCGTGGGTAGGGGTAGGACATGGAGGCAGGACACATTTAGATACAGGAactattatgtattttttaagtagtagatatattgtgattttttaaaaagaaaataattataaCTTATTTTACTGAGTTAACATCTCTGTGTCCTAGCTAGAACTCAACAGACAAGACAGCTCTTAACTATAGATTCTAAATAAAATAAGAGTAGTAGAACTGTGATGTAATTTTGTCATATATTAATAAAGTACCCAGATTAGTGCAACTTGAAACTAATGTTACTAAGCTCATTTGCGAAATCTCTTTGCTAATATACAGACTTTTAGGTGGTGAACGACAAATTGATGTGGTCTCCCCTATGCTACCACCTTATCTTTCACGTTTTACCTCATGCCAATCTTCAAGCAAAGGAAAACAACAGAACCACCTCCCTAACCATGAAAACAAATCGTAACAAATCTTAACTCTATCACAATCAAGAACGTATCTTGTGCTTATCTAGTGCTCCTGTGCTCGAAGACTTGAAACATTATGTAAATGAATAGTCATGAAAAAGTTCCTAGAACAATTAATTGGTGATGTAGAGTATGCTACCTTCAAACATCTCACAAAATTTCAACTCACGCAATGACTTTTATAAAGAGAAATAGAAAAGGCAAGTTTCAAGGAATTACAATAGACAATAACAGATGTTcaaatttgtttctttttttgtttttccttgtACAAGTCGTCGTTTGAGTTGAAACTTCTTTAGATGGTCTATATGTATCACCAAAATTTTCATGACTGTTTGCATGTTGTTTAAAGTTTGGAAGCATTGGAGCACTAGATATTTTCCCCGACCGACCCCTTATCCCTTTATGAAACAGGGCTACAAGAAACCCTAACATGGTTAGTCCCCATCCTCTTTTGTCAGCACCAAGTGAGACCATCTCCATCCTGTATGGGGCTAACGGGCTTAACTCTATGGTGAGTGTCGCACATAAAAACAACGGGGCAAGGTGAGTATGGTGACGAATGTGCAATGCATATTGCCATGGAGTTCAGCCAGATGTGTAGTGTTAGAGCCCAAGCCCTAAAGGCACCGTGTAAACCTGCCGCGCATAGTGATGCGAGCATGCAATAGGCATCGTTGAGAGCCAATGGTGCAAACGAGTAGTGCCGGTCGAGCCTGGAGGTAACGGCTTGATATGTGTTGATACAATTTCTTTTTATTCATAAACATCGGTCTTCCGATCCGattctttttttctccaataTAGCAAACAATCAACCGTAttaatttcttaaaaaatagcgaacaattatttttttacaaacaaGAGCACTAAATTAAGTGATGTTCTCGGaaccgacgacgacgacgacgagggaGAAAACGAGAGCCAGCTCGATGGATCGCCTGGCGCCTGCAGCTCCCAGCAATCACTGACGGTTGGTTCGTTCGTACGAGGATGTTTCTAGCCAACGCGTTTTGTTTATTCCACACGGACCCGCACGACGTTGTCCCGTAGCGCAGCACAGACGAGAGACGATCGAGACGACCACCGCAACAGTCCAGGCCGACCACCAGCGCGCTACACCATCACAGGGACAGGCACACCGTCGCCGGTGGAGGCATGTTTGCTACCCGAGCCTTCAGCATAAATTCGAGACGAATTTTGGTTGGACCTCGATCGTCCGAAACGTATGACACCGGACAATGTCATGGATATATGTACAGATCGACGGCGACGTGTGTGCCTCCGGAACTCGAGCTAGATGTGCAGCCACACGCGGAATTAAGAGGGAAGCAGACTAGATTATCACTAATACTTCTCTTTGGAACTCATTTAACAGGGAAGGTTCGTGCTTGTATTACAGACGCACAGTACGGCTACTTGACGTCCAAGTCTACGGGCAACGTGCAGTGCCTTCCAATTAGTTGTATATATTGACTAAACCTGGTAAGCACAaagagaagcaaagaaaaaGCGTTTAGTCGTGACCTCATGCGGTCATGATAATGACCACGGCTAATAGCTAGGCTCATGAAGTCATTAGTATGATCGATGGCGATATATAACCTGGACACCGTGGAAAACAGCTTTAAAGCTTACATAACCAGAATTAATTAGCGAAAAATGAGCATGGAGGTTGCCTGTTGGAAATAACatcactttcagatttaatttaattcaattcttGATATAACACGAACAAGAACAGAAACGATAATCAATATCGACTAGATTTGACTAGCCCCAATCAGcctcgactagatactcgagcAGGATTTTAACCAGCTCTAATCAGCCTCGACTAGCTACTCGAGTAGGATTTCGATGTACATACCCGATGGCGACATGAGATGCAGTAGgcgatgacgaagatgaagtagtcgaagttGATCTCTGTGTAGTAGACGGTGACGACGGCGATGATGTAGACAAAGTAGCacacgatgatgtagaggaagtaaATCATGAGCATTCATGacgagcgcttcccaaaaattTTATTCGCACTCTCCTggtgcaggatcccaagagcgacgGGTTTCAAAGACCTGCTCTCCACTTCGTCGGTGCACGTCGGCGCAgcaggatggagtagactacgtgtTGCAACATAACAGATAGAAATTTGTGAAACCCTAATCATGTGTATTGCGTCTTCGCGTCTCTTTTTTGTGGCGGCGACTGGCATATATGTAGAGAGGGAGAGTCGCGCGATTGAGACACGCCACAGTTAGACTCTGTTAAACACCATGATCGGATCTTAACCGACACAATTTCTATATACTTATCTGTTTAACAACgtagcaaaaagaataaaaccgcAGAAGGAGGTCGTACCTGCGCAAACAACTGGACTCGATTTCAGTGAACCATTCACGCAGGTGCCGCGTGCACACGCCCGTGCCTCTGGTCATGGCAAGGCAAGACGAGCGCACACGTGTGCTCTTTTAGTCCtttcatccacacatgctaaataAGTGGAGGAGAGAAATACTTTTAAATTAATCTCCCTTCACCTCTACTAGCAAAATGAGACTAGAGGAAGCACACAACTCTATATAGTTATGACTTttagatttatttagaattatacaaatataatagatCAAaatcatatattctaacaatgcCTGTAAGCTAATCCCGGTGACGCGGCAGCGACCGGAGCTGGTGTAGGAGGCGAGGAGGTCAGAGGTGGACGCCAAGgcggagttcatccgggagttTAGGGAGGACCTGCGGCAGCAGCGGCTGAACTCCATCTTTAACTACACCCAGATGCTCAAGTAGCGCGCGCTCGGCAccggcggccggcggccggcTGCGCGGCCAGATCAGCTTTGACTCACGTGATCAAT is a genomic window of Phragmites australis chromosome 17, lpPhrAust1.1, whole genome shotgun sequence containing:
- the LOC133897828 gene encoding LOB domain-containing protein 6-like, with the protein product MTSSPSSSKPPPHLLLHVDTTATANSSAVSSPSASSAHSSRTPCPSAGGSGGGTGQNQACAACKYQRRKCNPDCPLARYFPADQQRRFLNAHRLFGVSNIQKTLRRIDPELGPEAMHTLIYQSEARAADPIHGCVRIIKELERQLNMTRVELANVYHQIAIYRQAAAVDPLADPTMLLPPAATAAVSGQDNVVAMDAIYAGQEPVPAGAGVVFHDQQEYHVLKVEDQDHPPPHQLYDYFCYDGTACDEATSHDASVQQYGYANAGVKAGSPVELSEQLEQHCQIEAAPFVDAFDVKPQHLPLSMEHHGHAGVEQPEENVTAVLKYHADQPATSAAQCHLELGFSSF